CCATGCCCACCACGTGCTGCCCCAAGCGGCGGCCGACCTCCTCCAGGTTTGAGGTCTGCTCAGGAGTCTCGCAGACGACCAGGGCCCCATACTTGCCCAGCACCAGGTTCTGGAGGGAGGGGCTCTGCATCACTCCGTGCACATAAGAGCCGACATAGAACCCAGAGGGCACCTTCACCCAGGCGGCTCGCTTAAGAGTCATGTTCTCTCCCAGTTTCCCTACAAAAGAGCATAAACAAGACAATGACCACTGGATTGTGGTGCAGCACCAACATGAACTAACTGTGCATGGTGACCTTTCTGTCCTCGCAGCCAATCTACACTGCAGCGGGAAGACACCAGCCTCAGCCTGTGTTTAAAGAGGAGTGAGAGGAGCAGGATCCCTCAAGGAGTACTCTAGTTAAGACAGGCTGGCTAGCACAGGCCAAACTCATGGCTCTGCCTTCCCTGGTTCTGGGACTTTGGGCATTTATCAACTGCCAAGCCTTGGTTTCCTCCTCTGTATGATGGAAGTGATACGACCCACCTTTCACTGGGAGAAATAAAGAAGGTGGCACATGCAAGAAGCATGTATTGTGGTGTCTCATGTACAGTGGACACTCAGAACCTGGCTAGTCATCACACTACACTCAGGCTGAGAGAATCAAGTGACCCACACAGCAGTACTAGGCAGAGTTGGAGTCACAACTCAAAGCTGACTCCAAACCTGCCCCTCCATCACCAAATCGCTCTGGAAAATACACCCACAACTGACAAAACTTCCATCACCAACAGCGTCTGGGAAAGGTCTGtaactgaaagctctagaaaatcCGAGCCCAGCCACTGACACTCCCACTCCTCAAAGGTACAAAGATTCTGTAACATTCTCAATGACAGAAGAGGCTCTAGTTTTCTCCTGTTTGTCCAGCATCCCCTTCCAAGAGAAGCCTAAATAAACCAAGGCGAGAAAGGGATGTGAGGGAAACAGCAGGTCTCAGGAAGGCACATGTACAGGTTAGTCACAGTTCCAGCTAGAGGCCTTTCGGAGGAAGATCCAGGAATCAGGTAGAGCCCCATCTCTCCCAGGCTCCTTACACAGCTTTTGGTTTGGCTGCTCACCGTGACTCACCAGACAGAACTAGAGATTACCATGTGACTTGACTAGAAGCTGTAGACCAATGACAATTCCCAGGAACTCCAACCCagcctgctccctccctccctcaggaCATGTGGAAAGAGAGCCCCTGTAGAGACTGGAACACGGTTTCCCCCACAGTGGCTTCTATAGACATGCACGTTCATAAACTCACTATCCAATTCCCAAAGCAGATGATCTTCAACCTTCTTTAGACAGGAAAGATTTTTAGACAGTGGGTAGGGGtgtgttggggcctaggctgccctacgttaggcgccaaaaaatgtcgagaactgcactagccccacgttgagcgccaaaaaatgttgaggcccaggctgccccatgtttggcggccactgtatcccagcccaagctgccgctccagtccgcgggttggggttcagcaagagagtgagggcagTCGCGAGagatggagaccagagtgtgtttcaatcccgtttattcttcagtctctcttcctagtcaaagtcccaagtcttgagttcctagttcctagttgtactcaattcTGTTACTCCTAATTGttctctttttatatgtctcacttctaagccacgcctctaagtcacacctttaatcatgcccttaggtcttgtctctaaatctgatctctaggtcacactcttaagtcacacacctttaatctcacacacccaaggtatctaaaccaagattatcggagtgtgctcagctgttgtaggctattgtaatccaagtctcatgtcagggtatatggctcaagatggctgcaaagctgatagccgctttctgctaaaagttggcccccaacggGGTGAGTGGTGAATGCCTTTTCTCCccgtactctggaggcagaggccagaggcagaggtagatgtgAATTCatggttagcctggtctacagagttccagaacagccagagctacacagtgaaaccctgtctttaaataaaacacacacacacacacacacacacaccaaatattttaattttatgtgtagggTGTTTTGACTGCCCTAACCCTAATGCTCTGTGAACCACATGCATGCGGTGGCCCTGAAGTCAGAATCCCTTGGAGCTAGTGTTAGAGATGTTTACTGGTCTAAGctggtactaggaatcaaaccatggtcctctggaagaacagccagggttcttaactgctgaaccatcaccCAGcccttacattttcttttccaccTTTAGTGAGCTTTTCCCTTCACCACACCGTGGTCAGCTGGAGGATGACGAGCCTGCTCCTCTCTGCCTTTGTGTAGTTGGCACAGCGATAAGATAATCTTAACTAGTTGCAAGCCATTAAAAACCACAAGACTTAGTTTATAAATCTAAATTCCTTTATGGAATTCAGGATTCTGACTGGATCAGAACTCCAGTTCCCTCAATATATTAAGTGGCGCTTCCCTTTGTGCTTCATGGTGTCCACTGCTCCCCAGAAAGGCCAACCCATATTCCCATAGTCTTGCCCTCAGCAGTACATGAACTTGTAATTCTAATTCTCTAGTGAATTATTTACTGAGAGGTGTGCGCATGCTTATGTCATGTTTCCACTGTATTtgttccctctccctgtctccaacTGCTGAGCTGACATCTCAGTTACTGAATGAGATGTGGAGGATCACCAAAGATACCAAGGAAACCCGACTGTAACTTCCCAGAACCCTCACAGACACTCACCAATCGCTAAGGCCAGCTGATCCTTGAGAGAGCCTTCCCTGTCGGGCCCAGCCGCAAGCTCAGAAAGCTCAGAGGAGCTGAGGAAGCCCTATGTACAGGAGACAAGTGTGAGCCAGCTCTGACGATGAAATCACCCAAACAACAGGCAGAGAGAGCTGAGACCTGGGGAAATGCTTGAGACGACCATCTATACATAGATGAAACCTCCACTAAGCCAAGGATGTTAAAAATTGATAACGCTGTCACGCTTATAAATATCTCATGCTGCTACTgcaccacccccaaccccattaGACCTTCATCTTCTGGCCCTACCTTTTTGGGCTTTCCTAGAAACAGGAACGGGATTTTTACACAATCATAAAATATTCACACCAGAGGACTTGTGCAGCGTTGCCAAGAATGCACCACAAAGCACACTCAAAGGAAGGGCAGAGCAGAGCCCATCTGTGCACACCGCCTTTGGCTCTGCAGTTCTAGGGCTGAATACTGCAGGATGCCTTTCCTTTTCTAGTACTGTTTTTGGGGACAGGGTCACATTCAGCAATCCTGAAAGACTTGGAAAAACAATGCAGCCCACGTTAACCTCAAACTCccggaaatcctcctgcctctgcctcttaagtgctgggattacagacatgcatcaCTACAACCAGCTTGAAAAAGTACAAATTCTTTAAAAGCACATATACATAAGATTATCCACTGAACAATTATTTCTAATCATTAAAGTCTGGCAATAACCAAATTCTCAAACACAGGAGACTGGCTGAATAACAACCCACAGCACACTGTACAACAGAATGCCACACAACTACAAAGACAAAGGAGAGTGAACATGGCAGAACACGATAGTGAACATGATAGTAAACATGCTAGAACGTGATCGTGAACATGGTAGAacacgccttaatcccagcacttgggaggtgagagcAGAAGGATGAGAAGCTCATAGCTAACCCAGGCTACAGTGTGGTCAAGGCTGGCCAAGGCTGTGTGAGACACTGCTATAGACTGCTTCCATGAAACACAAGTGAAAAGCAAGTCTACATGTCAGCATCAGTACCTGACACAGATGTGTATTACAGTGTTGtaataagaaataattaaaagtaaatgataATCCGACGAGCCTGCTTATCCTCGGAAATAGTTAACAGTGGGATTTGGGGCGTGAAGCAGTGGCCCTGTGGTTacgagcacctgctgctcttctagaggaccctggttcagttcccagcacccgcatggtgataactccagctccaagggacccaGTGCCCTTCCTGGCCTTTGAGAGCACTGTACACACATGCTGCACTGTACACATtaaacaagaagagagagaacagagtcaAGACTGAGAGAGAACCCGGAgattaagagcacacactgctcctccgacctaagttcagtccccagccccgaggcagctcacagccatgtgACTCCGGCTCTAGGGGTCCAGCATCCTCTTGGAACCTCTGTGGGCTCCCAAGTgcatatataagtaaatatataagtctatatataataaaaaatactgaCGTTTGAAAGGGAGTAAGAGGGAGCCATCAAGCCAGTGAGGCGGTTCAGTGGCAGGGGCATGTGCTGACAAGCCAGATGCCCGAGTTGTCACAGAGGTGACTCTTGCGAGTTACCCTCTGACCTTTGTGGCCACCCATACACACCAGTGCTATGATGTGACACAGATGTTTTCTTAAATcgacatctttttgtttgttggttgattgagacaggctttctctgtgtagctcaggctggcctggaactcacttggtaggccaggctagcctcaaattcagagatccacctgcctcctgcctcatgagtgctgggattaaaggcatgggcaaCCAGGCCCACCAAAATAATGACAAtgtatttaattcattatttGTATATTCTAATTCAAGTTTGATATTTTctgtatggtttttgttttttaaagaattatttactcTATGTATATCAGTACACTGTAGccgtcttcagacataccagaagagggcataagaccctattacagatggttgtgagccaccatgtggttacagggaattgaactcaggacctctggaagagcagtcagtgctcttaaccactgagacatctctccaacctgtttcttttgtttttgttttgagacaaggtctcactgtgtggcttgtttcctctctctctctctctctctctctctctctctctctctctctctctcttctttgagaGTTCCTGTAAGTCTGTCATTCATGTGATATTTTGAATTATGAATCTGTGGTTTCTCATCAGCTGGAGCTGAACAATCAATCAGCTTGTGATAGACAAGAGTCAGCACCACTGAGCAAAAGCTTTGCTTTACTGGGACAATCACTGCTGTCTGGCTGGGACTGAGAGCTCAGCATGGCTGAGGTGAGATGTTCTGGGACGTGTTTCCTCGGGGTCATCATGTTAGGCAGCACCAGCTGCACCAACACCCACATCAAAAGATGGCACGCATCTGCAATCTAGCAGTGGGGTGGCAGAGGTCTTTCTGAAACTCACTACTAGCCAGTCTGGCTGaatgagtgagctccaggttaaCTGAGaaatgagaaaccctgtcccccaaAATGATGGAAGTCAAGTATAATGGCTCATCCCTCTAATTCCAGAgttcaagaggcaaaggcaggaagatctctgtgagtgtgaggccagccggGTCCCAGACAAGCCAGacctacatagagagatcctatttcaggaaaaaaagaaagaaagaaagaaagaaagaaagaaagaaagaaagaaaaaagcacctgggaggcagagaccagcctggtctacagagtgagttccaggacaatcagtactacacagagaaaccttgtctcaacccCTTCCCCACTCAAACAGAGAAGTGTAGTTCATTGGTAGAGCAGTGTGCACAAGtttctgggttcaatcctcaattACTTAtcccaaaaaagtaaaaaaaaaaaacaaaaaacaaaaaacaaagaaacaaaaaaacccaaaaaaagacCAGAAGACTTAAAAAGTCTCCGAAAGCTGGAGCCAACCTTCGCGCTCACCTTACTGTACGTGGAGAGCTGACCCGTCAGGTTCCGACAGTGAGCCATGGTTCCCAGGGCTACTTGCTGGACCAActgttgaaattttaaatttctggAGACAAAATCTGTCTCACAGTTTACCTGTGGGAATGCATGGATGTTGCTGTATAAAGCAGTTTACTAATAGTTTCTAAATGTGACTTAAGGTTGGAGACCAAAGCTGCCCATGGGGACATTAGAGCTTTAGGTCCAtggttcttggggggggggggggaagccggGGAAGGAGTCAGTCACGGCCTGCATACCCAGGAGGATCCCAGAACACCCTGAAGGTCTCACACCATGATCACTTCATCCACTGTTTTGTGAAAGGGTCTcgggctagctttgaacttaagcagcccaggatgaccttgagctgaCCTTCCCACCACTACCTCCTAGGTACTAGAATTACACCCGTGCACTACCATGCTTTACTACCCCCGTTTCCCTCATCCCTTTATTGTAGCTTTACCTGGCTTTTCACGCCTCCACCCTAGAGCCTCCTCTAAACGGATACTTATCAGTCATCAGTGTACTGAGTAATATGTTACTACAATTACCAACTTTCTTAtccggggtttttttttttttttttttttggattaaagGTCAGGATTTCACTTTGTAGCCTacctgccctcaaactcacagtaatcctcctgcctcagcccctccaAGTGTTGAGAATACAGGTGAGAGCTGCCACACCTTGCTACTAGTTTTTAAAGTCTACCTGTAACAGGTAACAAGGCTGCACCGATTCACATTTACGAGACATGATCTGGGTTGCTAGGCCATTTCCCACTAAGGCACCTATGCATTTACACTCTTACTTAACTCCAACCACCGCTTACAGATTTCTAGCATGTGGCATTCCAACACGGTACCTCTACTAGAACAGCTGTGTCTCCCTCCTGCAGGAGTCCAATCAAGCCTTCTTTAGTCTTCCTCCCGTGGAGCTTGGCGGCTTTGctccatccttccttctgggCCTGTTTGTGCAGCCAGGCCTCTGCCTACGAATGCAAAAGAAACATAGGGGAAAGTCAAGTCACAGGAACTAGACATGAATAGTGCTTTAAAATATGTCCAAACCATATGACTTTTCCTGCACACCCACATTCTATAAACGAAACACTCAACACTCTACACCGAGCCCTGGAGTAGCTGGTGCTTCTCTCTACCTTTCATCTTTACCACCCCGCTATGGGACAGATGGTAGTGTTTTCCTTATACAGACAGGCAACGGAACAACACGAAAGGATTCCTTGCAATCTCCACAGTTACAGCGTGTGTGAGGgcctctggagtctaacttcaaAATTTACACAAACACCGATCTCCGGGCAGCAGCAAATCCCACACCATTCTAACATGGAATTCAGCTAGTTAACTCttgagttctaggttagctgcTTCCAGGGAAAACGAAGCCTAAGGGTAAAGCTATCGTTTAAGCCCAATTCTCCTGTTCGGGTTCTGTCGCTCAGGACACTGGGCAGCAGGTCGTGTCTATGCTCCGCAGTGACCCCGGAAGGAAAGCACGGGGTGGAGTCGGACAGCACCCCCCCCACCTGTCTGAGATCACCGTCGCAAGTCTCCAGGGCCTTCTTGCAGTTGACGAAGGAGTAGCCCGTTTTCCTCCGCAGCTTCATGAGGAGCTCCTTGCTGGAGGCAGATGACAACCGGGGGCCCGCGTGAAACGTGTGCCATGGTTGGGACGGCTGAAGCAGGCCAGCCCTCGcctggggagagaaggagaaagggatgaGCGTCCGGAGCAGGACCGGAGGAGAGGGAGCACGTCCGCGGGGCGTCGGGGGCACCGTGCGCGGGCCAGGGTCGGGAGAAGGGAAGGGCGCGCTCACGGCTCCGGGAGCCCTCACCGAGCGGCCGGTGCACGCGACCGGGAAGAAGCGCAGCGACCGCAGCAGCGACATCCCCCTGACACTCCCGTCCACCGGCGCGCGGACGAGACGCCGGCCTACGGCGTGGCGCGAGAGCCAAAACGCCTCCCAGAACGCGTGGCGTGAGGATGCTGCCACCCGCAGGCCGGAGGGATGTAGCCGCTTCTTCTGCTTGCCTTGTTAAGCTATTTCACAAAAGACTTAGCAGGTAAAACTGCACGATAAAGTTGCCACCATATAACAACACAAGACTTGTAGGTGatagtttgtttctttatttccaatgtactttcattttcattatccatttacgACTCAGGACAAACGGCAGGTAGGTTGGTGGGCTCAGGAAATTGTCCAAGGTCACCTGGAGAAGCAGAGTTCCTTCAACAAACCCGATAAATAATTGCTGAATTAGCAAAATATCTGCtgaacacatgtgtgcctggagCTGTtgccagtttcaggggatcaggGAATAAATCATCGCTCTGCCCTCCAATGTATCTATTGGTCTGAGGAAGTAAAAATCAGGTAAGGCAATATAAGGTCCTTAAACAGTTAAAAAGATCTTCAGACAAAGAAACCACATCCAAACAGAAAGCTCAGGAAAAGAAAGGGGTTATTTTCCGTTTTAGttttttgtcgttgttgttttgtttttgctttttttccagaAGCAAAACATGAGTTTAGACAGAGAGCAAGGACCCTTTCTGGAAGGGATCATCTGGAAAGTGGAGAAGTCAGGAAATGCCAGCATAGAGTTAGGGAACAAGGAGTAAGGCTTTTGCAATTTGGCTAAAAGTGCAATACAAACAGAGTAGGAAAGGAAACACAAATCATGGTCTGAGTACTAAGCAAAGACGTTTGTTCTTGCAGTAAAAGCTAATTAGAGCATGTTTTGGAAGATGGCAAGAGTTTGAGGCGTGGCATCGAGGGTAAGAGAACAGTGGCAGACACACAAAAGATGGTTGTGTGCCGAAAGGCTAAGCAAAAAGAGCCCTAGCCAGACTGCTCCAGAGGGAGAGACACAAGAACCGAAGgcaaaacaagaaggaaaacctGAACGTGGAAGGAAGAGCTGGAAATTAGAAGAATCTAGAACCCAGTCCAGACTTTGGTACATGATGCCTATAGTCAGGTCTTGAGCTTTGCAAAGGCTGAAGAAGGTACAGACCAGGGGGACATCTCTGATTCTCCTCCCCGGGCTCAGGTCTAAGAAGACTTGCCCCATCTGAGACTTTTATTTCAGCAGGTAAGAAAACAGGTGTTCTGAGGTATCTCGGTACCCAGCTTCTGGCAATCGCTACATGTTTGGGGACACAGAAGAGATaattattgttcatttttttccctttaaaaatgtcaaagaatgtggctttttaaaagagTCCGTGCCATTTAAAGAACCGGAAGTGATCAGTGGTGATCTCTCTGCAGGGACTATTCATACCACTCCCTCCCTTATTCCTAACTATCCTGAACACCTTCCCAAGAAGGCGGGTGTTGGGTGCTTTCTTGGTGCTTTAAACCCAAAGCTTCTGGGGCTCTGCCATTCCTAACGAGCAGCCACCCTTCTGCATCTTCCCAAGAATAATTTAGGGGAAccaaagggaagagggaaggaagaagacaggtgatccatccttttctttttgtcctgATGTTCACGGCTCTGGAGGGCTGCCATTCCTCAGACAAAAGCTGGGTCAACAGAAGGGGTGCTGTCCAGCAGGTGTCACCTCCCTGTGCCTGGCTCTATAGATGTTGACATTCACATCCTCATCCCTCTGGGCCAGCTCCAGGTGGAAGTGTTGGGGCAGAAGG
Above is a window of Arvicanthis niloticus isolate mArvNil1 chromosome 22, mArvNil1.pat.X, whole genome shotgun sequence DNA encoding:
- the Tsfm gene encoding elongation factor Ts, mitochondrial; protein product: MSLLRSLRFFPVACTGRSARAGLLQPSQPWHTFHAGPRLSSASSKELLMKLRRKTGYSFVNCKKALETCDGDLRQAEAWLHKQAQKEGWSKAAKLHGRKTKEGLIGLLQEGDTAVLVEVNCETDFVSRNLKFQQLVQQVALGTMAHCRNLTGQLSTYSKGFLSSSELSELAAGPDREGSLKDQLALAIGKLGENMTLKRAAWVKVPSGFYVGSYVHGVMQSPSLQNLVLGKYGALVVCETPEQTSNLEEVGRRLGQHVVGMAPLSVGSLDDEPGGETETRMLPQPYLLDPSITLGQYVQPQGVTVVDFVRFECGETEQVAEAE